One window from the genome of Acinetobacter lanii encodes:
- a CDS encoding endonuclease domain-containing protein, whose translation MKPYNKNLKQASRDLRNNMTDAEKLLWSRLRNKQILGLQFYRQKPILNYIVDFYCPAANLVIECDGGQHFTEEGLEADRIRDEALAQLGLNVLRFDNGQVMGQIGDVVEVIHRFCLQESP comes from the coding sequence ATGAAACCTTACAATAAAAACTTAAAACAAGCTTCACGTGATTTACGCAACAATATGACCGATGCTGAAAAGCTGTTATGGTCAAGACTGCGTAATAAGCAAATATTGGGTTTGCAGTTTTATCGACAAAAACCAATTTTGAATTACATTGTGGATTTTTACTGTCCTGCTGCCAATTTAGTGATTGAGTGTGATGGTGGTCAGCACTTTACTGAAGAAGGTTTAGAAGCAGATCGGATTCGAGATGAAGCTTTGGCTCAGTTAGGTTTAAACGTATTGAGATTTGATAATGGGCAGGTGATGGGACAAATTGGTGATGTGGTGGAAGTGATTCATCGGTTTTGTCTTCAGGAATCCCCCTAA
- a CDS encoding inorganic phosphate transporter: MNSNQAPISDSAQATTETSSNVHVPTPKFFMPVFLTLIISTLIYIGFQVSADLAHVPPLSLYSLILLGTALFIALGFEFVNGFHDTANAVATVIYTNALSAPVAVMWAGFCNFLGVMVASGAVAYGIIALLPVELIMNVGSGAGFAMVFAMLISAILWNLGTWFLGIPASSSHTLIGSILGVGIMNYLMNKGGASGVDMEQVLKVGKALLFSPLIGFVFAGLVFLLVKKVFKKQLELFRPPEGNKPPPPLIRAILIFTCTGVSFAHGSNDGQKGMGLIMLILIGIMPLAYSLNKNLDHEHIQSFKALSAQTATAMYAQHDDISDAQARDVITKYIQTKELNPQVVPALASLTDHLGERVGNYHDLKDIPEAQVSEFRNDMYLSTTAFKRLEKSEALPAMSEAGEASVKTYRKNLDSFLQYIPTWVKVAVALALGLGTMVGWKRIVVTVGERIGKDHMTYGQGMSAELVAMSTIAAADGFGMPVSTTHVLNSAVAGTMVANKSGLNFKMVKSILSAWIFTLPVTICLSGGLFWLFIQIL, encoded by the coding sequence ATGAATTCTAATCAAGCTCCTATTTCAGATTCAGCACAAGCGACGACTGAAACATCTTCGAATGTTCACGTACCTACACCGAAATTTTTTATGCCGGTGTTTTTGACGCTTATTATTTCTACACTTATCTATATTGGTTTTCAGGTTTCTGCAGATTTAGCTCACGTTCCCCCTTTAAGTTTATATTCACTCATCTTGCTGGGTACGGCACTGTTCATCGCTTTGGGCTTTGAATTTGTCAATGGTTTCCATGACACAGCCAATGCTGTGGCAACGGTGATCTATACCAATGCATTGTCTGCACCTGTGGCAGTGATGTGGGCAGGCTTTTGTAATTTCTTAGGGGTGATGGTTGCTAGTGGTGCTGTGGCATACGGCATTATTGCATTGCTTCCAGTTGAGTTGATTATGAATGTCGGCTCAGGTGCAGGCTTTGCCATGGTGTTTGCCATGCTCATTTCTGCCATTTTATGGAACTTGGGCACGTGGTTCTTGGGGATTCCAGCATCGAGTTCACACACGCTAATCGGTTCGATTTTGGGTGTGGGCATCATGAACTACCTGATGAATAAAGGTGGTGCAAGTGGTGTCGATATGGAGCAAGTGCTTAAAGTCGGTAAGGCGTTGTTGTTCTCGCCTTTAATCGGCTTTGTGTTTGCGGGTTTGGTGTTTTTGTTGGTGAAGAAAGTGTTCAAGAAACAACTTGAGCTGTTCCGTCCACCTGAAGGCAACAAACCACCACCACCGCTGATTCGTGCCATTTTGATCTTTACCTGTACCGGTGTGAGCTTTGCACATGGTTCAAATGATGGTCAAAAAGGCATGGGATTGATTATGCTGATTCTGATCGGAATCATGCCATTGGCGTATTCTTTAAATAAGAATTTGGACCATGAACATATCCAATCGTTTAAAGCATTGTCGGCGCAAACAGCGACTGCCATGTATGCACAGCATGATGATATTTCAGATGCGCAAGCACGTGATGTGATCACCAAGTACATTCAAACCAAAGAATTGAACCCACAAGTGGTGCCTGCTTTGGCGAGTTTGACCGATCATTTGGGTGAGCGTGTTGGAAATTATCACGACCTTAAAGACATTCCAGAAGCGCAAGTGTCTGAATTCCGTAATGACATGTACTTAAGTACTACTGCATTTAAACGTTTAGAAAAATCTGAAGCATTGCCTGCGATGTCTGAAGCAGGGGAAGCCTCTGTAAAGACTTATCGTAAAAACTTGGATTCATTCCTACAGTACATCCCTACTTGGGTGAAAGTGGCTGTGGCATTGGCACTCGGTCTAGGGACAATGGTGGGTTGGAAGCGTATTGTGGTGACTGTGGGTGAGCGTATTGGTAAAGACCATATGACTTACGGTCAAGGCATGTCAGCTGAACTTGTCGCGATGTCGACCATTGCTGCGGCAGATGGGTTTGGTATGCCGGTATCGACCACTCACGTATTGAACTCTGCGGTTGCAGGGACCATGGTAGCGAATAAATCAGGTCTAAACTTTAAAATGGTGAAAAGCATCCTGTCTGCTTGGATCTTCACTTTACCGGTGACGATCTGTTTATCAGGTGGTTTGTTCTGGTTGTTTATCCAAATTCTGTAA
- a CDS encoding lysozyme inhibitor LprI family protein: MMKKIIFALALLSLSPWALAECKNANVYDDIACYEKELKSSKSQLNQTYQKLYSAPDSEGKTILEHAQKDWLQYKNSHCDQLQAYIARESLGAGSKLINLSCNAELIQDRIRELKGFQ; this comes from the coding sequence ATGATGAAAAAAATAATCTTTGCACTTGCTCTACTTTCTTTAAGCCCATGGGCTTTGGCTGAATGTAAAAATGCCAATGTTTATGATGATATTGCCTGCTATGAGAAAGAACTCAAAAGCAGTAAAAGCCAACTCAATCAGACGTATCAAAAGCTCTATAGCGCGCCAGACAGTGAAGGAAAAACTATTTTAGAACACGCTCAAAAGGATTGGCTTCAATATAAAAACAGCCATTGCGATCAACTACAAGCCTATATTGCACGCGAATCATTAGGTGCAGGGTCTAAATTAATCAATCTTTCATGCAATGCTGAATTGATACAGGATCGAATACGAGAACTTAAAGGTTTCCAATAA
- the metH gene encoding methionine synthase, protein MSTLNTLRELLSQRILIIDGAMGTMIQRHKLEEADYRGERFADWASDLKGNNDLLVLTQPQIIQGIHEAYLDAGADIIETNSFNGTRVSMSDYHMEDLVTEINREAARIAKAACEKYSTPEKPRFVAGVLGPTSRTCSISPNVNDPAFRNISFDELKENYIEAAHALIEGGADILLIETVFDTLNCKAAIFAVKQVFNEIGYELPLMISGTITDASGRTLTGQTAEAFWNSVRHGDLLSIGFNCALGADAMRPHVKTVSDVANTFVSAHPNAGLPNAFGGYDETPEQTAAFLKEFAESGLINITGGCCGTTPDHIRAIYNAVKDIKPRQIPEIAPACRLSGLEPFNITQDSLFVNVGERTNVTGSKKFLRLIREENFAEALEVAQQQVEAGAQIIDINMDEGMLDSQGAMVHFLNLVASEPDISRVPIMIDSSKWEIIEAGLKCVQGKAVVNSISLKEGYDEFVERARLCRQYGAAIIVMAFDEDGQADTAARKREICKRSYDILVNEVGFPAEDIIFDPNVFAIATGIEEHNNYAVDFIEATGWIKQNLPHAMISGGVSNVSFSFRGNEPVREAIHSVFLYHAIQQGMTMGIVNAGQMAIYDDIPAELKAAVEDVVLNQNQGESGQDATEKLLEVAEQYRGQSGAQKAVENLEWRNESVEKRLEYALVKGITTFIDEDTEEARLKSKRPLDVIEGPLMDGMNVVGDLFGSGKMFLPQVVKSARVMKQAVAWLNPYIEAEKTAGQSKGKILMATVKGDVHDIGKNIVGVVLGCNGYDIVDLGVMVPAEKILQTAIDEKVDIIGLSGLITPSLDEMVFVAKEMQRKGFNIPLMIGGATTSKAHTAVKIDPQYSNDAVIYVADASRAVGVATTLLSPEMKPKFIEDTRAEYEKVRTRVANKQPKAAKLSYAESVENGKQIDFSANAPTVPNLLGREVLTHYPLETLVPYFDWTPFFISWSLAGKFPAILKDHVVGEAATDLYNQAQAMLKDIIDNKRFDARAVFGISPANRVGADTIAVYSDTSRSTVTHTFEHVRQQSDKITGKANLSLADFVAKPEQAEDFLGGFTVSIFGAEEMANEFKAKGDDYSAILVQSLGDRFAEAFAEHLHERIRKEFWGYQADEQLSNEELIKEKYVGIRPAPGYPACPEHSEKATLFSWLDSTNQIGTQLTSSFAMWPPSSVSGFYYSNPESEYFNVGKIAQDQLEDYAKRKGWTLDEAKRWLAPNLDDSIS, encoded by the coding sequence ATGTCCACATTGAACACCCTGAGAGAGCTTCTCTCCCAACGTATCCTGATCATTGATGGTGCGATGGGTACCATGATCCAACGTCACAAATTAGAAGAAGCGGATTATCGTGGTGAGCGTTTCGCAGACTGGGCATCTGACCTTAAAGGCAATAACGACCTCTTGGTATTGACGCAACCACAGATTATTCAAGGCATTCATGAAGCTTACCTCGATGCCGGTGCTGACATTATTGAAACCAACAGCTTTAACGGTACCCGTGTTTCGATGTCGGATTACCACATGGAAGATTTGGTTACGGAAATCAACCGTGAAGCAGCACGTATTGCCAAAGCAGCCTGTGAAAAATATTCAACCCCTGAAAAACCACGTTTTGTGGCAGGTGTGCTTGGGCCAACGTCTCGTACCTGTTCGATTTCACCAAATGTGAATGACCCCGCTTTTCGTAACATTAGCTTTGATGAACTCAAAGAAAACTATATTGAAGCTGCGCATGCCCTGATTGAAGGCGGTGCAGATATTCTCCTGATCGAAACGGTTTTCGATACCTTGAACTGTAAAGCGGCGATTTTTGCAGTCAAGCAAGTGTTTAACGAAATCGGCTATGAATTACCGCTGATGATTTCAGGCACCATTACCGATGCTTCAGGTCGTACTTTAACTGGTCAAACCGCTGAAGCATTCTGGAACTCAGTGCGTCACGGTGACCTACTCTCAATTGGCTTTAACTGTGCCTTGGGTGCAGATGCCATGCGTCCACACGTCAAAACCGTGTCTGATGTTGCCAATACGTTTGTGTCAGCGCATCCAAATGCCGGATTACCGAATGCCTTTGGTGGTTATGATGAAACGCCTGAACAAACCGCAGCATTCTTAAAAGAGTTTGCTGAAAGTGGTTTGATCAATATCACCGGTGGTTGTTGTGGTACCACCCCAGATCATATTCGCGCGATTTACAATGCGGTTAAAGACATTAAACCGCGTCAAATTCCAGAGATTGCCCCTGCCTGTCGTTTAAGTGGTTTAGAACCGTTTAACATTACCCAAGATTCATTATTTGTGAATGTCGGTGAACGGACTAACGTCACTGGTTCTAAAAAGTTCTTACGCCTGATTCGTGAAGAAAACTTTGCTGAAGCACTTGAAGTGGCGCAGCAACAGGTTGAAGCCGGTGCGCAGATCATCGACATCAACATGGATGAAGGCATGCTCGATTCACAAGGGGCAATGGTGCACTTTTTGAATCTTGTTGCGTCTGAGCCTGATATTTCTCGTGTACCGATCATGATTGACTCTTCAAAATGGGAAATCATTGAAGCAGGCTTGAAATGTGTCCAAGGTAAAGCGGTCGTCAACTCGATTTCTCTCAAAGAGGGTTATGACGAGTTTGTTGAACGTGCCCGTTTATGTCGTCAGTACGGCGCTGCAATCATTGTGATGGCGTTTGATGAAGATGGTCAGGCAGACACAGCAGCACGTAAGCGTGAAATCTGTAAGCGTTCTTATGACATTTTGGTCAATGAAGTGGGCTTCCCTGCTGAAGATATTATTTTTGACCCGAACGTGTTTGCGATTGCAACGGGGATTGAAGAACACAACAACTATGCGGTGGATTTCATTGAAGCCACTGGTTGGATTAAACAAAACCTACCGCATGCGATGATTTCAGGCGGTGTGTCAAATGTGTCGTTCTCGTTCCGTGGTAATGAACCGGTACGTGAAGCGATTCACTCGGTGTTCTTGTACCATGCGATTCAGCAAGGGATGACCATGGGGATTGTCAACGCCGGTCAAATGGCGATTTATGATGATATTCCTGCGGAACTAAAAGCTGCCGTTGAAGATGTGGTGCTGAACCAAAACCAAGGCGAATCCGGTCAAGATGCGACTGAAAAACTGCTTGAAGTGGCCGAACAATACCGAGGTCAAAGCGGTGCGCAAAAAGCCGTCGAAAACTTAGAATGGCGCAATGAGTCAGTCGAAAAACGTCTTGAATATGCTTTGGTCAAAGGCATTACCACTTTTATTGATGAAGACACTGAAGAAGCGCGTTTAAAATCGAAACGTCCACTAGATGTGATTGAAGGTCCTTTAATGGACGGCATGAATGTGGTCGGTGACTTGTTCGGTTCAGGCAAAATGTTCTTACCGCAAGTGGTGAAATCTGCCCGAGTAATGAAACAAGCGGTGGCTTGGCTCAACCCGTACATCGAAGCTGAAAAAACTGCAGGTCAGTCTAAGGGTAAAATCTTGATGGCAACGGTGAAAGGCGACGTGCACGACATTGGTAAAAACATTGTCGGTGTGGTGCTGGGCTGTAACGGCTATGACATCGTTGACCTTGGCGTGATGGTGCCTGCTGAGAAAATCTTGCAAACTGCGATTGATGAGAAAGTCGATATCATTGGTTTGTCGGGTTTGATTACTCCTTCATTGGATGAAATGGTGTTTGTTGCCAAAGAAATGCAACGTAAAGGCTTTAACATTCCACTGATGATTGGCGGTGCAACCACCTCTAAAGCGCATACCGCAGTGAAGATTGATCCGCAATATTCAAATGATGCGGTGATTTATGTCGCCGATGCGTCTCGTGCTGTGGGTGTAGCAACCACTCTTCTTTCGCCTGAGATGAAGCCGAAGTTTATCGAAGATACCCGTGCGGAATATGAAAAAGTACGTACCCGTGTTGCCAACAAACAACCGAAAGCGGCGAAGTTGTCTTATGCTGAATCGGTTGAAAATGGTAAGCAGATTGATTTCAGTGCCAATGCGCCTACTGTACCCAATCTGTTGGGTCGTGAAGTCCTGACCCATTACCCACTTGAAACCTTAGTGCCGTATTTCGACTGGACACCATTCTTTATTTCTTGGAGTTTGGCGGGCAAATTCCCTGCGATTCTAAAAGATCATGTGGTGGGTGAAGCTGCAACGGATTTGTATAATCAAGCGCAAGCAATGTTAAAAGACATTATTGACAACAAACGCTTCGATGCCCGTGCGGTATTTGGTATCTCACCTGCTAACCGTGTCGGTGCAGATACCATTGCTGTTTATAGTGATACTTCTCGTTCAACTGTAACGCATACCTTTGAACATGTTCGTCAGCAGTCTGACAAAATTACCGGTAAAGCCAATTTGTCTTTGGCTGACTTTGTGGCGAAGCCTGAACAAGCAGAAGACTTCTTGGGCGGTTTCACTGTATCGATCTTTGGTGCAGAAGAAATGGCGAATGAGTTTAAAGCCAAAGGTGATGACTATTCTGCGATTTTGGTGCAGTCTTTGGGTGACCGTTTTGCTGAAGCCTTTGCCGAGCATTTGCATGAACGTATTCGTAAAGAATTCTGGGGCTACCAAGCCGATGAACAGTTGTCGAATGAGGAATTGATTAAAGAGAAGTATGTTGGTATTCGTCCTGCACCGGGCTATCCTGCATGTCCTGAGCATTCTGAAAAAGCGACATTGTTTAGTTGGTTGGATTCGACCAATCAGATTGGCACGCAGTTGACCTCAAGTTTTGCAATGTGGCCACCATCAAGTGTCAGCGGTTTCTATTACAGCAACCCTGAGTCTGAATACTTTAACGTGGGTAAAATCGCGCAAGATCAGCTTGAGGATTATGCGAAACGTAAAGGTTGGACATTGGATGAGGCGAAACGTTGGTTAGCGCCGAATTTGGATGATTCGATTTCTTAA
- a CDS encoding TIGR02391 family protein yields MAIIKSLDLGSLESICKILGETNNGLSGTEITKYLVECNIKDLQLNSTKWKRLYDALYSKQTEDRCSNNVLNFIRYVIRPSRHIHRKEWFENIRNELNYVLSFEGLSLTESGELKQADKVQTFDEAEARAQNLRKALLDRKIHPDVLALCKAELLVDNYFHAVFEATKSIAEKIRLKTKLTSDGAELVDQAFSYKAKIPYLALNRLTTESEESEESEQKGFMNLLKGVFGTFRNTTPHVPKIKWNIEEQDALDTLSMISLIHQYIES; encoded by the coding sequence ATGGCAATAATAAAAAGTTTAGATTTAGGAAGCCTAGAAAGTATCTGTAAAATTTTAGGTGAAACTAATAATGGGCTTTCTGGGACAGAAATTACCAAGTATCTAGTTGAATGTAATATCAAAGATCTTCAATTAAATTCAACAAAATGGAAGCGCTTATATGATGCTCTATACTCTAAACAAACTGAAGATCGCTGTTCCAATAATGTCTTAAATTTTATTAGATATGTTATACGTCCTTCACGACACATCCATAGAAAAGAATGGTTTGAAAATATACGCAATGAACTGAATTATGTTTTATCATTTGAAGGTTTATCACTAACTGAAAGTGGCGAACTCAAGCAAGCAGACAAAGTTCAGACCTTTGATGAAGCTGAAGCAAGAGCACAAAATTTAAGAAAAGCATTATTGGATAGAAAAATACACCCCGATGTCTTAGCATTATGTAAAGCAGAATTGCTTGTAGATAACTACTTTCATGCAGTATTCGAAGCAACTAAAAGTATTGCTGAAAAAATTAGATTAAAAACTAAATTAACAAGTGATGGAGCTGAATTAGTTGATCAAGCCTTTAGTTATAAAGCTAAAATTCCTTATCTAGCATTAAATAGACTTACTACTGAAAGCGAAGAAAGCGAAGAAAGCGAACAGAAAGGCTTCATGAATTTACTTAAAGGTGTATTTGGAACTTTCCGCAATACTACTCCACATGTTCCAAAAATTAAATGGAATATCGAAGAACAAGATGCTCTTGACACATTATCAATGATTTCATTAATACATCAATACATCGAAAGCTAG
- the nfuA gene encoding Fe-S biogenesis protein NfuA, whose product MSTENTSTAVAEEIPNLLITPTAQEYLFDLLAKQNTPGIAVRVFVENAGTPRAECCMAYSAPEEVVPTDYKQDYPNFAAYIDAPSIPYLLDAVIDYNKDRFGGQLTFRAPNSKVPRVGPDASIEERITYVLQTEINPGLEGHGGNCALVEVKNDEEHGLTAVLKFGGGCQGCSSIDITLKQGVQTTLQQHIPELAHVVDETDHSQSEGAYFK is encoded by the coding sequence ATGTCGACTGAGAACACCAGCACTGCAGTTGCTGAAGAAATTCCAAATTTACTCATTACACCAACTGCTCAAGAGTATCTTTTTGATTTACTTGCTAAACAAAATACTCCGGGTATTGCTGTGCGTGTTTTTGTGGAAAATGCAGGGACACCACGTGCTGAATGTTGTATGGCGTACAGTGCTCCTGAAGAAGTTGTACCTACAGATTACAAACAAGATTATCCGAATTTTGCCGCATATATCGATGCACCATCGATCCCTTATTTGCTCGATGCCGTAATTGATTACAATAAAGACCGTTTTGGTGGTCAATTGACTTTCCGTGCACCCAATTCAAAAGTGCCACGTGTCGGACCTGATGCGTCTATTGAAGAGCGTATTACCTATGTACTTCAAACCGAGATTAACCCAGGTCTAGAAGGGCATGGCGGTAATTGTGCATTGGTTGAAGTTAAAAATGATGAAGAGCATGGTTTAACTGCTGTGCTTAAATTCGGTGGCGGTTGCCAAGGCTGTTCTTCAATCGATATTACTTTGAAGCAGGGTGTACAAACAACTTTACAACAGCATATTCCAGAGCTTGCACATGTGGTCGATGAAACCGATCACAGTCAATCTGAAGGTGCTTATTTCAAGTAA
- a CDS encoding ABC transporter substrate-binding protein, whose translation MNKKALLLSVMLSMLGFSGAAFSQSFSLNTGKESIQLKHPPKNIAVYDLSVLDTLNALNVPAKIVPQTTFQGHLANYNAEQFVKAGTLFEPDLAKLKELKPDLIFVGGRSAKKLASLQPIAPTVLLSADTSHYMADLTQRTQSLAKAFDREKIAQQKLDEIKKLQAKLKAKTQGKSAIMFFAVSDNFMPQAENDRFGFIYELTGFKSVLPLAEKSDAPRPEAGSAEAIKAANLTAEKLKTAVQQQPDYLIVLDRGAVNTQKYASKDNILKHEILSKTDAVKNQKVIYVNADAWYLTGAGLDNTIFMLKELIAAI comes from the coding sequence ATGAACAAAAAGGCATTATTACTCAGCGTGATGTTATCCATGCTGGGTTTCAGTGGCGCAGCTTTCAGCCAAAGTTTTAGTTTAAATACTGGTAAAGAAAGCATTCAACTGAAACACCCCCCGAAAAATATCGCGGTCTATGATTTATCTGTTTTAGACACGTTAAATGCCTTAAACGTGCCTGCCAAAATTGTCCCTCAAACCACCTTTCAAGGTCACTTGGCCAACTACAATGCGGAACAATTTGTCAAAGCGGGCACTTTGTTCGAGCCTGATTTAGCGAAACTGAAAGAACTCAAACCGGATTTAATTTTTGTCGGGGGTCGTTCTGCCAAGAAACTCGCAAGCTTGCAACCGATTGCACCCACCGTTCTGTTGTCAGCAGATACCAGTCACTATATGGCTGATTTAACCCAGCGCACGCAAAGTTTGGCAAAAGCCTTCGATCGTGAAAAAATTGCGCAACAAAAACTCGATGAAATCAAAAAACTTCAAGCTAAATTAAAAGCAAAAACCCAAGGCAAATCTGCAATTATGTTCTTTGCCGTCAGCGATAACTTTATGCCACAAGCTGAAAATGATCGTTTTGGCTTTATCTATGAGCTTACTGGCTTTAAATCTGTACTACCGCTTGCTGAAAAATCTGATGCCCCACGCCCAGAAGCGGGTTCAGCTGAAGCGATTAAAGCTGCCAATCTAACGGCTGAAAAGCTTAAAACTGCCGTACAACAACAACCGGATTATCTGATTGTATTAGACCGTGGTGCAGTCAATACCCAAAAATATGCGTCTAAAGACAATATTTTAAAACATGAAATTTTGTCTAAAACCGATGCGGTGAAAAATCAAAAGGTCATTTATGTCAATGCGGATGCTTGGTACTTAACCGGTGCTGGCTTGGACAATACCATTTTCATGCTTAAAGAGCTGATTGCTGCGATCTAA
- the dhaK gene encoding dihydroxyacetone kinase subunit DhaK gives MKKLMNDAENIVVEMCKGFVLAHPELAFNPSYKIISRKQKHQNVALISGGGSGHEPAHAGFVGTGMLDAAVCGDVFASPSQIQVYKALKQVATDKGVLMIIKNYSGDMMNFQNGAALATDDGIQVDYVKVADDIAVKDSLYTVGRRGVAGTVFVHKIAGAAATQGLDLARVKAVAQKAADNVISLGFAYTSCTVPAKGTPTFTLADNEMEYGVGIHGEPGIRREKILPSKELAQRIIDDLFLDRPDMKEVAVLVNGFGTTPLQELYVFNHDVCQHLAAKGIKIYRTFVGNYMTSIDMNGASVSLLALDDELKTFLDAEANTPAFKMDGSAALPLELTAQNAQAEQGVMTDVETRAEHAHIANEQFTIENMRYAVDVMSACIIRNEVPFCDLDAHAGDGDFGMSVAKGFKQLKRQWQELVQAESMDEFLLNSSMIIMEHCGGASGPIWGSAFRAASKAIKGKHTLSVADFAEMLQAAVKGIQVTGERSFGRGAVVGDKTLIDALVPCADSWSANTDKSFKENFALGAKAAVQGAESTKDIVARMGRAGTVGDRSLGYPDAGAHGLGVIFTDLSEHIK, from the coding sequence ATGAAAAAACTAATGAACGATGCTGAAAACATCGTAGTCGAAATGTGCAAAGGCTTTGTACTGGCACATCCAGAGTTGGCGTTTAACCCATCTTATAAAATCATTTCACGTAAACAAAAACACCAAAACGTAGCCCTCATCAGTGGTGGTGGTAGCGGTCACGAACCTGCTCATGCAGGCTTTGTCGGTACAGGTATGCTCGATGCTGCTGTATGTGGCGACGTGTTTGCTTCACCATCACAAATCCAAGTCTATAAAGCGCTTAAACAAGTGGCGACAGACAAAGGCGTGTTGATGATCATTAAAAACTATTCTGGCGATATGATGAATTTCCAGAATGGTGCAGCGCTTGCAACCGATGATGGCATTCAAGTGGACTATGTCAAAGTCGCAGATGACATTGCCGTTAAAGACAGCCTTTATACTGTGGGTCGTCGTGGTGTTGCAGGTACTGTATTTGTACACAAGATTGCCGGTGCAGCAGCGACTCAAGGTCTAGACTTAGCTCGCGTTAAAGCAGTTGCACAAAAAGCCGCAGACAATGTGATTAGCCTTGGTTTTGCTTATACTTCATGTACCGTTCCTGCGAAGGGTACGCCTACATTTACATTGGCAGATAACGAAATGGAATACGGCGTGGGTATCCACGGCGAACCAGGTATCCGTCGCGAAAAAATCTTGCCATCAAAAGAATTGGCTCAGCGCATCATCGATGACTTGTTCCTTGACCGTCCAGACATGAAAGAAGTGGCTGTATTGGTCAATGGTTTTGGTACAACCCCTCTTCAAGAGCTGTATGTGTTTAACCATGATGTCTGCCAACATCTTGCAGCCAAAGGCATCAAAATTTACCGTACTTTCGTCGGTAACTACATGACCAGTATCGACATGAACGGTGCATCGGTATCGTTATTGGCATTGGATGATGAACTGAAAACGTTCTTAGATGCAGAAGCCAATACCCCTGCCTTTAAAATGGATGGTTCAGCGGCTCTACCCTTAGAACTTACGGCACAAAATGCGCAAGCTGAACAAGGCGTAATGACCGATGTGGAAACACGTGCTGAACATGCACACATCGCCAACGAACAGTTCACCATTGAAAATATGCGTTATGCGGTCGATGTGATGTCTGCGTGCATTATTCGTAATGAAGTCCCATTCTGTGATCTTGACGCACATGCAGGTGACGGCGACTTCGGTATGAGCGTGGCAAAAGGCTTTAAACAGCTTAAACGCCAATGGCAAGAATTGGTTCAAGCAGAAAGCATGGATGAGTTTTTACTTAATTCTTCTATGATCATTATGGAACACTGTGGCGGGGCTTCAGGTCCAATCTGGGGTTCAGCGTTCCGTGCAGCAAGCAAAGCGATCAAAGGTAAACATACTTTAAGCGTGGCAGATTTTGCAGAGATGCTTCAAGCTGCGGTGAAAGGCATTCAAGTGACGGGTGAACGTTCATTTGGTCGTGGTGCTGTGGTCGGTGATAAAACCCTGATCGATGCGCTTGTACCATGTGCAGATTCTTGGTCTGCCAACACCGACAAGAGCTTTAAAGAAAACTTTGCTTTAGGTGCAAAAGCTGCAGTTCAGGGTGCGGAGTCAACCAAAGACATTGTGGCACGTATGGGTCGTGCAGGTACAGTGGGTGATCGTAGCTTAGGCTATCCAGATGCAGGTGCGCACGGTTTAGGTGTGATCTTCACTGATCTGTCAGAACACATCAAATAA
- a CDS encoding rhomboid family intramembrane serine protease, giving the protein MLHLPFNHTVTLIIITVIISLIAFSNQKVMDRLIFWPPAVQKSQYDRFISHGFIHADGTHLLFNMITLFFFGSVIESFYRQYLFDLGFVLFYLGALIVAILPSYLKHKNDSHWASLGASGAVSAVLFAYILFEPWKLIFVFFIPVPAIIFAVLYVGYSVWSGKKGNSNINHSAHLWGAAYGVIMTIILEPRVLQHFLSKLSQLPF; this is encoded by the coding sequence ATGCTACATTTACCTTTTAATCATACTGTTACCCTGATCATTATTACGGTGATCATCTCCCTGATTGCATTTTCCAATCAAAAAGTCATGGATCGTCTGATTTTTTGGCCCCCTGCGGTTCAAAAATCACAATACGACCGCTTTATCAGTCATGGCTTTATTCATGCTGACGGCACACATTTGTTGTTTAACATGATCACACTGTTTTTCTTTGGCAGTGTGATTGAAAGTTTTTATCGCCAATATTTATTCGATTTGGGCTTTGTGCTGTTTTATTTGGGTGCCTTAATCGTTGCGATTTTGCCGAGCTATCTCAAACACAAAAATGATTCGCATTGGGCCAGTCTAGGCGCTTCAGGTGCAGTGTCTGCGGTGCTGTTTGCTTATATTTTATTTGAACCGTGGAAACTGATTTTTGTGTTCTTTATTCCCGTTCCTGCGATTATTTTTGCGGTGCTGTATGTCGGCTATAGCGTCTGGTCTGGCAAAAAAGGCAACAGTAATATTAACCATAGTGCACATCTATGGGGTGCAGCATACGGGGTGATCATGACCATTATTTTAGAACCGCGTGTGCTTCAGCACTTCCTAAGTAAGTTATCGCAACTGCCTTTTTAA